A window of Paenibacillus sp. 19GGS1-52 contains these coding sequences:
- a CDS encoding MerR family transcriptional regulator: MKIQELADKLGLSIHTIRFYEKEGLLDNRHVRRESNNYRNYSEEAVGRLKLIKKFQSIGCSLAELKEALQDHDTNGRTNLQIIDWIIGKKKEIELKKQEYDRMLDTLNWMQEYRTLLINDPQKAQEMLQTWHASSSD, from the coding sequence ATGAAAATTCAGGAACTGGCGGACAAGTTGGGATTATCGATCCATACGATCCGCTTTTATGAAAAGGAAGGCTTGCTGGATAACCGGCATGTCCGCCGAGAAAGCAACAATTACCGCAACTATTCGGAAGAGGCTGTCGGGCGGTTGAAGCTTATCAAGAAGTTCCAGTCCATCGGCTGTTCGCTGGCTGAATTGAAGGAAGCTCTGCAGGACCACGACACTAATGGGCGCACCAACCTGCAGATTATAGATTGGATTATCGGCAAGAAAAAGGAGATCGAACTCAAGAAGCAAGAATACGACCGAATGCTGGACACACTTAACTGGATGCAGGAGTATCGGACTCTGCTCATCAACGATCCGCAAAAAGCTCAAGAGATGCTACAGACTTGGCATGCCAGCTCATCCGATTGA
- a CDS encoding ABC transporter substrate-binding protein — protein MNDKMKKIATGLLAGVMTLSLAACGSNNSGAGNASATNNGNGNSSGSGEKVTIELAISKSSQDSAFVAQDLLDEFEQKTNIKVNLQLLPAEQTATVLQTKLAVDEVPDLIQYNLASAITDLNLERNFEILDNEPWVGRLLNKDVLSANDHVYSFHVSQDTGMQGVVYNKDIFKELGLAIPNNYEEFLAVCEKIKASGVTPVFMPFKDNWAANIWPAAAFADWAAKNEPSLFDDINAGRKKWADVPEFATFLQQQYDVYKKGYTNTDILSDSYDMAVGKFLNKETAMMFMGDWLIVNVAEKDPSMHLGLFAIPSSEGASLGASPLGGQLFIPKKAKHMDEAKKFLEFIASKEVAQKIVDAQGYVSNFSDVTTPKLPEYKQEIVDQYITPKKTVLTTDAYMIVDRSELYRLLQDEFAGGLDPEGVLKAWDEKFSQLMKDKGVEGF, from the coding sequence ATGAATGACAAAATGAAAAAAATAGCAACAGGTCTGTTGGCTGGTGTAATGACATTGTCACTGGCTGCATGCGGCTCTAACAATTCAGGCGCTGGCAATGCTTCAGCAACCAACAATGGAAATGGAAACAGCAGCGGCAGCGGGGAAAAGGTAACCATTGAGCTTGCCATCTCCAAAAGCTCGCAAGATTCGGCATTTGTCGCTCAGGATCTGCTTGATGAGTTCGAACAGAAAACCAATATTAAAGTAAATCTTCAGCTGCTTCCGGCTGAACAGACAGCCACCGTCCTGCAGACCAAACTGGCCGTTGACGAGGTCCCTGACCTTATTCAATACAACCTGGCCAGTGCCATAACGGATCTTAACCTGGAGCGCAACTTCGAAATTCTCGACAATGAGCCTTGGGTGGGAAGATTGCTGAACAAGGATGTCCTCTCCGCTAACGATCATGTCTATAGCTTCCATGTCAGCCAAGATACAGGAATGCAGGGAGTTGTGTATAACAAGGATATCTTCAAAGAACTGGGCCTTGCCATTCCGAACAATTACGAGGAATTCCTCGCCGTATGCGAGAAGATCAAGGCCAGCGGCGTTACACCAGTCTTCATGCCGTTCAAGGATAACTGGGCCGCGAATATCTGGCCAGCCGCCGCTTTTGCGGACTGGGCCGCAAAGAACGAACCGTCCCTTTTCGACGACATCAATGCCGGCCGCAAAAAATGGGCCGATGTTCCGGAGTTCGCTACTTTCCTTCAGCAACAATATGACGTCTACAAGAAAGGCTACACCAACACCGACATTCTCAGCGATAGCTACGATATGGCGGTTGGCAAATTCCTGAATAAGGAAACCGCGATGATGTTCATGGGAGACTGGCTGATTGTGAACGTGGCCGAAAAAGATCCGAGTATGCATCTGGGCCTATTCGCCATTCCTTCTTCCGAAGGCGCAAGTCTAGGCGCGAGCCCGCTGGGCGGCCAATTATTCATTCCGAAAAAAGCCAAACATATGGATGAAGCCAAGAAATTCCTCGAGTTCATCGCCAGCAAAGAAGTAGCACAGAAAATTGTCGACGCTCAGGGTTATGTATCCAACTTCAGCGATGTCACTACGCCAAAGCTTCCGGAATACAAGCAGGAGATTGTCGATCAATATATCACACCTAAGAAGACGGTGCTGACTACCGATGCTTACATGATCGTAGACCGCAGCGAGCTGTACCGTCTACTGCAGGATGAGTTCGCCGGTGGCTTGGACCCTGAGGGCGTTCTCAAAGCCTGGGATGAGAAATTCAGCCAGTTGATGAAAGACAAAGGAGTAGAGGGATTCTAA
- a CDS encoding SDR family oxidoreductase — MHVFVTGATGYIGSAVVRELIGAGHTVTGLCRSEDKATGLTAAGAEALYGTLDDLDTLQRGAAAADGVIHLAFTNDFSNFEGALALDLGAVEAIGAALEGSGKPFITTAHANGHTVDQAVLAMAERGIRSSIVSLAPSVHGETDKGFVPMMINIARAKGFAAYIGDGTNRWPAVHRLDAAVLYRLALESAPAGSRLLGAGDEGIPLREIAEVIGRHLNVPAVSITPEEAATHFGFLGPIAALDITSMYNTAQASLATRELLSWKPVQPGLIADLEEGHYF; from the coding sequence ATGCATGTTTTTGTTACAGGAGCAACAGGGTATATCGGTTCCGCGGTCGTCCGGGAACTGATCGGTGCGGGGCACACAGTGACGGGACTTTGTCGTTCTGAAGATAAAGCCACAGGATTAACGGCGGCTGGAGCCGAAGCGCTGTACGGCACGCTGGACGATCTAGATACTCTGCAGAGAGGTGCTGCTGCTGCTGACGGCGTGATTCATCTGGCGTTCACCAACGATTTTTCCAACTTTGAAGGTGCGCTGGCCTTGGATTTGGGGGCCGTTGAAGCCATAGGAGCGGCGCTCGAAGGCTCCGGGAAGCCGTTCATTACCACGGCTCACGCAAACGGACATACCGTGGATCAGGCAGTGCTCGCAATGGCAGAGCGAGGTATTCGGTCATCCATCGTCTCGCTTGCACCGTCCGTGCACGGCGAAACCGATAAGGGCTTTGTGCCGATGATGATCAACATCGCCCGGGCGAAGGGCTTCGCCGCTTATATTGGCGATGGCACGAACCGTTGGCCTGCGGTTCACCGCCTGGATGCGGCTGTTCTGTACCGTCTGGCGCTGGAATCCGCCCCGGCGGGTTCACGGTTGCTTGGCGCCGGCGATGAGGGCATTCCGCTCCGCGAGATCGCCGAAGTCATCGGGCGTCATCTGAACGTGCCGGCGGTCAGCATAACACCTGAGGAAGCTGCCACCCATTTCGGCTTTCTTGGCCCCATTGCTGCATTAGATATCACAAGCATGTACAACACTGCGCAGGCGAGTCTGGCAACACGGGAGCTTCTGAGCTGGAAACCAGTGCAGCCCGGACTGATCGCCGATCTCGAAGAAGGACATTATTTTTGA
- a CDS encoding histidine kinase yields the protein MATINRKFGRGRYQATLQTKFFLTFMLLLLIVLSCFLVYVNIMVIHPLKDKTENEMKMAAAKVSDQLNLYINNQNQLSQRILSNKDVFTLLSASDYSQLTLEGLTRSRRLKDIMFQALGPSRNIEDMIIYNLKGAEVASYIGYAGNPNSLVPFLEESGKLTTWNASGYAVYRQPTNVISFVRAIMNQNGQVFGYLAIQLDQEYLKRSAAGIANGKVYIMDTDNQLISSSPVLQEGEKVPEFAEAASANGIYLGSNQNYVAYNRSAETGWITYVVTSKSVVLGPVNTVKYISILLITALILFSFIFIYFSTKNLLLPIRKLRSQILRINYSNMNVKADTRTHNNELIQLNGAFQELLERLQESIEREKLALHEEVKSRNSALQAQIAPHFIHNVLYLISIAAQEGKNVVVTEMCKHLSDSLRYIVSSPYQHVTLTEELKHTQHYLSLIQHNFEDDLEWEIDEDEMFDLVELPRLVIQPFVENCIEHAFKNTDPPWKIQVRVKVYNGLWAIEIRDNGDGFEPGRIKGILDNIHGSDSGVYELQNNTSGIGNMGIVNTVNRLKLMYKNRLFFNIYHHSEEGKGATVQIIASMSKDFY from the coding sequence TTGGCTACCATTAACAGAAAATTTGGCAGGGGCAGGTATCAGGCCACTCTGCAAACGAAGTTTTTTCTGACTTTCATGCTTTTGCTGCTGATTGTGCTAAGCTGTTTCCTGGTCTATGTTAACATTATGGTCATTCATCCGCTGAAGGACAAAACGGAGAATGAAATGAAGATGGCAGCCGCCAAAGTCAGTGATCAGCTTAATCTCTATATTAATAATCAGAATCAGCTGTCCCAGCGGATTCTGTCGAATAAAGACGTGTTCACTCTGCTGTCCGCTAGTGATTACTCGCAGCTTACCCTTGAAGGTCTGACGCGGAGCCGCAGGCTCAAGGATATCATGTTCCAGGCGCTTGGCCCGAGTCGGAATATTGAAGATATGATTATTTATAACCTGAAAGGGGCGGAGGTGGCCTCTTATATCGGATACGCCGGCAATCCGAATTCACTTGTACCGTTCCTGGAGGAAAGCGGTAAGCTTACGACCTGGAATGCAAGCGGTTACGCTGTGTACCGCCAGCCAACGAACGTAATATCCTTTGTGCGGGCGATTATGAACCAGAATGGTCAGGTGTTCGGCTATCTGGCGATCCAATTGGATCAGGAATATCTGAAAAGATCTGCAGCCGGTATTGCCAATGGCAAGGTTTATATTATGGATACAGACAATCAGCTGATCTCAAGTTCCCCAGTGCTTCAGGAGGGAGAAAAGGTTCCGGAATTTGCAGAAGCTGCATCGGCTAACGGAATCTATCTAGGCAGCAACCAGAACTATGTAGCCTATAATAGATCGGCCGAAACCGGCTGGATCACTTACGTGGTGACATCGAAAAGTGTGGTGCTTGGTCCTGTCAATACGGTGAAATACATCTCTATCCTGCTGATTACAGCGCTGATTCTGTTCTCGTTCATCTTTATCTATTTCTCTACGAAGAATCTGCTGCTCCCCATTCGTAAGCTGCGCAGCCAGATTCTGCGGATTAACTATAGCAATATGAATGTGAAGGCGGACACTCGCACCCACAACAATGAACTAATACAACTGAATGGGGCCTTTCAGGAGTTGCTCGAACGTTTGCAGGAATCCATTGAACGGGAAAAGCTTGCGCTGCATGAAGAGGTGAAGTCCCGGAATTCAGCACTTCAAGCGCAGATTGCCCCCCATTTCATACACAACGTTCTGTATCTCATCAGTATCGCCGCACAGGAAGGTAAAAATGTGGTGGTAACAGAAATGTGCAAACATTTGTCAGATAGCTTGCGTTATATTGTGTCTTCCCCCTATCAGCATGTCACTTTAACGGAGGAACTGAAGCATACCCAGCATTATTTGTCTCTGATTCAGCACAATTTCGAGGATGATCTGGAGTGGGAGATTGATGAAGATGAGATGTTTGATCTGGTCGAGCTACCCCGTCTTGTCATACAGCCGTTCGTGGAGAACTGTATTGAACATGCTTTCAAGAACACGGACCCGCCATGGAAGATCCAGGTGAGGGTGAAGGTGTATAACGGCCTGTGGGCCATAGAAATCCGGGATAACGGAGATGGTTTCGAGCCGGGCAGGATCAAGGGGATTCTGGACAATATCCATGGCTCGGATTCAGGGGTGTACGAGCTTCAGAATAATACTTCGGGGATTGGAAATATGGGCATTGTAAATACGGTGAACCGGTTGAAGCTGATGTACAAGAACCGACTTTTCTTCAACATCTACCACCATTCAGAGGAGGGTAAGGGAGCCACGGTTCAGATTATCGCATCCATGAGCAAAGATTTCTACTAA
- a CDS encoding response regulator, whose protein sequence is MYTAIIAEDSKPILRNIQALMQSMELPIRIAASVSNGMEALEYIKANPVDILLTDIRMPKLDGLALIEQCKLVNPKLKAVLISGYSDFEYTRKALNLQVFDYLLKPVERHQLAEVMQRLVAHLQEQQGSVKDLLEGIAEPQFFLSLEPQATFAAGDKIMLILRRQLFTPLPGPDRWNGQVIQSWLTEVCVPHDCWVFPTLLPEQFLAVIGSSVLDTYPSIHECMKRIYAVLQLQGIEVSIAAEPQPAVNLMLGKVYEKLDKMMNEQLSVSSRLMDTAYTMPKGMLPSGEIERLTKHFTDMIGQRQKERCMLLLGQQLMNFKTANIRITELERFIWSLAETFSSIGSHKDSEDGLKLEEDVQQMLKSEGYEAFVEVVLDWMEQCFDWLNHQKKKSGEELFQQLDQYLQQHIYSHISITDVALKFHVSPSYISRIIKKYSHQTFVHYYMQLKIAEACRLIASKPEMKVKELSEVLSFGDQHYFSKVFKEYTGCSPTEYKEGQTDSV, encoded by the coding sequence ATGTACACCGCTATCATTGCAGAAGACAGCAAGCCGATTCTACGGAATATCCAAGCACTTATGCAGTCAATGGAACTGCCGATTCGCATCGCAGCCAGTGTGTCGAACGGGATGGAGGCACTGGAATATATAAAGGCAAATCCCGTCGATATCCTGCTGACCGATATCCGTATGCCCAAGCTGGACGGGCTTGCGCTGATCGAACAGTGCAAGCTTGTGAATCCGAAACTTAAGGCTGTGCTGATCAGTGGATATAGTGATTTCGAATATACGCGCAAAGCACTGAATCTGCAAGTATTCGACTATCTGTTGAAGCCTGTGGAGCGCCATCAGCTTGCCGAAGTGATGCAACGGCTGGTTGCCCATCTGCAGGAGCAGCAGGGCAGTGTTAAAGATCTATTGGAAGGAATTGCAGAGCCTCAGTTCTTCTTGTCCTTAGAGCCTCAAGCAACATTTGCTGCCGGAGACAAGATTATGCTGATCCTCCGCAGACAATTGTTTACACCATTGCCGGGACCGGACCGCTGGAATGGGCAGGTGATTCAGTCTTGGCTGACCGAGGTCTGTGTACCGCATGACTGCTGGGTGTTTCCTACCCTGCTGCCTGAACAGTTTCTCGCTGTCATAGGCAGTTCGGTGCTGGATACTTATCCGTCTATTCATGAATGTATGAAGAGAATCTACGCTGTGCTGCAGCTTCAAGGCATTGAGGTTTCCATAGCGGCCGAGCCGCAGCCTGCAGTGAACCTGATGCTGGGTAAGGTCTATGAGAAGCTGGATAAGATGATGAATGAGCAGCTGTCTGTGTCCAGCCGTCTTATGGATACAGCTTATACAATGCCTAAGGGCATGCTACCAAGCGGTGAAATTGAGAGATTGACGAAGCATTTCACAGACATGATCGGACAGCGGCAAAAAGAACGCTGTATGCTGCTGCTGGGGCAGCAGCTAATGAATTTTAAAACTGCCAATATCCGAATCACCGAGTTGGAAAGGTTCATCTGGTCCCTGGCAGAGACCTTCAGCAGCATAGGCTCTCATAAGGATTCAGAGGATGGGCTGAAGCTGGAGGAAGATGTGCAGCAGATGCTGAAGAGTGAGGGCTATGAGGCTTTCGTGGAAGTCGTGCTCGACTGGATGGAGCAGTGCTTTGATTGGTTGAATCATCAGAAGAAAAAGAGTGGTGAGGAGCTGTTCCAGCAGTTGGATCAATACTTGCAGCAGCATATCTACTCCCATATCTCCATTACCGATGTGGCGCTCAAATTTCATGTGAGTCCCTCTTATATCAGCAGGATCATTAAAAAATATTCACATCAAACCTTCGTGCATTACTATATGCAGCTGAAGATTGCCGAAGCCTGCCGGCTGATTGCCTCCAAACCGGAGATGAAGGTGAAGGAGTTGTCGGAGGTGCTGTCTTTCGGGGATCAGCACTATTTCTCCAAGGTATTCAAGGAATACACGGGCTGCAGTCCTACAGAGTATAAGGAAGGTCAAACCGATAGCGTCTAA
- a CDS encoding carbohydrate ABC transporter permease has product MNFSRKMAWRNYLVEGFLILASLLIILPLLIMIFGSFMTSTEVLKFSLRLPDKWIFSNYSKVFSEGGLGRAFLNGMLITGVSSILNIFTSSAASFILVRRDTKLSNFMYMFFFMGLIAPMSTITTIRVVQWMDFYGSITSVILIYASLNTAFSVFLYSGFIRSIPKALDEVAFLEGANTFDVFFKIVTPLIVPVNATVAIMVFMSVWNDITIPLYFLTDSSKWTMPLSVYNFYGKYSRDWNLIFADLVLTSLPVLILYLFCQKYIVSGLTAGAVKG; this is encoded by the coding sequence ATGAACTTTTCACGTAAAATGGCTTGGCGCAACTATCTGGTCGAAGGGTTTCTGATCCTGGCCTCACTGCTGATTATCCTGCCGCTGTTAATTATGATTTTTGGAAGCTTTATGACCAGTACGGAGGTGCTGAAGTTCTCGCTGCGGCTCCCGGACAAATGGATATTCTCCAACTATTCAAAGGTCTTCAGTGAAGGCGGTCTGGGGCGTGCGTTTCTGAATGGAATGCTGATTACCGGCGTATCTTCCATTTTGAATATCTTCACCTCTTCAGCGGCCTCCTTCATTCTAGTCCGTAGAGATACCAAATTATCTAATTTTATGTACATGTTCTTCTTTATGGGACTGATTGCTCCGATGTCCACCATCACTACAATCCGTGTCGTGCAGTGGATGGACTTCTACGGCAGCATCACCAGTGTAATCCTGATCTATGCCTCTCTCAACACCGCGTTCAGCGTGTTTCTTTACAGCGGATTCATCCGTTCCATCCCCAAAGCGCTGGATGAGGTTGCATTCCTGGAGGGGGCAAATACGTTTGATGTTTTTTTCAAAATCGTGACACCGCTGATCGTTCCGGTCAACGCAACCGTGGCGATTATGGTCTTCATGTCCGTCTGGAACGATATTACCATTCCGCTCTATTTCCTGACCGACAGTTCGAAATGGACGATGCCTCTCTCGGTGTACAATTTCTACGGCAAATACAGCCGGGACTGGAACCTGATCTTCGCCGATCTGGTGCTGACCTCGCTGCCCGTGCTCATCCTGTACTTGTTCTGCCAAAAGTACATTGTGAGCGGACTTACCGCGGGTGCCGTCAAGGGGTAA
- a CDS encoding sugar ABC transporter permease, with product MKISKKLYSYYLIWPALLIYSIFFVLPALTGLFYSFTDWRLDREAIKFIGFDNFERIFTDRTLLLAIKNTAIFAVVTVLGKNLLGIALAVGLNMKLKSKNILRAIFYSPSILSVLVISIVFTPMLRSDGTINRIFDAVGLHSLNQAWLTNPSIVILTVAAVSIWQHTGFQMAIYLAGLQSISKEYYEAATIDGAGSWRSFRSITIPLLLPAININLMLTLIGGLKVFSEVFVLTGGGPGNASQVVGTIILRSFGEGSWGLGTAVNTLLFAAVTIIAIPLLIFMRRKEVSE from the coding sequence ATGAAAATATCAAAGAAACTATACTCGTATTACCTCATCTGGCCTGCACTATTGATCTATTCCATTTTTTTCGTGCTTCCTGCACTCACTGGGCTCTTCTATTCCTTCACCGATTGGCGGCTGGACCGGGAAGCCATCAAATTTATCGGCTTTGACAACTTTGAACGTATTTTCACCGACAGAACCCTGCTGCTTGCTATCAAGAATACAGCGATCTTTGCCGTAGTCACCGTATTAGGCAAAAACCTGCTCGGGATCGCGCTTGCTGTCGGCTTAAACATGAAGCTAAAATCCAAAAATATTCTGCGGGCTATTTTTTACTCTCCCTCGATCTTAAGCGTTTTGGTTATTAGCATTGTGTTTACTCCCATGCTGCGCTCCGATGGTACGATTAACCGCATATTCGATGCCGTGGGCCTGCATTCGTTGAACCAGGCCTGGCTGACCAATCCGTCGATCGTCATCTTGACCGTTGCCGCAGTCTCCATCTGGCAGCATACCGGATTCCAAATGGCTATCTACTTGGCCGGATTACAGTCCATTTCCAAAGAATACTATGAAGCTGCCACTATCGATGGTGCCGGGTCATGGCGGAGCTTCCGCAGCATCACCATTCCGCTCTTGCTGCCTGCGATCAACATCAATCTAATGCTCACCTTAATCGGCGGCCTCAAGGTATTTTCCGAGGTATTCGTGCTCACCGGCGGGGGACCGGGCAATGCTTCACAGGTTGTAGGCACCATCATCCTCCGCTCGTTCGGGGAAGGCAGTTGGGGCCTGGGTACAGCAGTCAACACATTGCTATTCGCTGCAGTAACCATCATTGCCATTCCACTGCTGATCTTCATGCGGCGTAAGGAGGTATCGGAATAA